GGGATCTGGCGGCAGAGCAGGGCAGGCTGTCCTCGTACTTATTCGAAATTGTGGCAAATCTGCGGGAGATCAAGCTGCTGAATGCCGGGAGGCTGGTAACCCGTACCTATCTTAGGCGGACAGTCTCTATCCATCACAAGAATGTGGACAATGGAAGAATCGAGGTAACGACCGAGCGGGTGAACGCATTTATCATGCTTGCCGCACAGCTACTGCTGTTCATTATCTGCGCCCGGCTCATTGTGAAGGGGCAGATGCAGCTTGGTGTTTTTGTGGCTGCCGCCAGCTATTTCAATATGGCTGTGACTTACTTCAGCTCGATGGGCAGCAAGATTACCGATACTTGGGGGCAGACGGTGTCCTTGCAGCGTGTTGCGGAGCTCCTGAATGAGCAGGAGGAGGACTACAGAGAAGCCCAGATGCCTACACTGATTAAGGAGGGGACGATTGAATTTCGTAATGTCAGCTTCGGATATACGGAGGAGAGGCGGGTACTGGACGGGTTCAATCTCCGTGTCGAGGGAGGAAGCACCGTGGGCATTGCCGGAAGGAGCGGAGCCGGGAAAACAACGCTCGGAAGCCTGATCTGCAACCTGTATCCTGTTGACGGCGGCGAGCTTCTGATCGATGACCGCAACGTGAACGAATATAACCTGCACAGCTTGCGGAGTCAGGTGGGCGTGGTTCATCAGGAGACGGTTCTGTACGATAACACGCTGCGTTATAATCTCTCTTTTACGAATAACCGTGATCAGGACAGTATGCTAATTGAAGCACTTAAGAGAGCTGCGCTGCATGAGCTGGTCCTGAATCTCCCGGACGGGCTGGACACGGTGCTGGGGACTTCCGGGCAGGCATTATCGGGCGGCCAAAAGCAACGTCTGGCTATTGCGCGAATCCTGGTCAAGAATCCGAAAATTCTGGTCTTCGATGAAGCGACTTCGTCCCTCGACAGCAAGAATGAAGCGCTGATCCGGCAGATGACCCGTGAGCTTGCGCAAGACCGGACGCTGATCATCATCGCCCATCGTCTGTCCACGCTTAGAGGCTGTGACAGGATTGCTGTGCTGGAGGATGGCCGGGTCACAGGCTACGATACTCACGATGTGCTGATCAGAAGTAACAAAACGTACATAGATCTATTCAGCGAACAGTGCGCAGGAGGCGAAGCGGTATGACCATGACAAGATGGGCCGCCTATAAGGCGCTGACACAGGGAATTGAAGGGGTCCGTAAGCCGCTGCTGGCGCTCGCGCTGTTCAAACTGTGGAATCTGGTCTGCGGATTGCTTCCGTTATTCCTGTACTCGCTGCTTGTCAATCGCGTGCTGGTGGAGAAGCATCTGAGTGAGCTATGGCCGGTTATCGCGGGTTATCTGGGGGTATTCCTGCTTACGACAGCCGGGATTGCGGTCAGCAAGCGCTACTCCAACCAGCTGCTCCTGAAGTATGACCTGAGGCTTAAGCGCAAACTGCTGAATACAGTGAGCAGCCTGGACTATGAGGAATATAGCGGGTACAGCATTGGTGATCTAAAAAGCCGGATCGAGCAGGATTCAGCCGCCGCCGGACGGTTCTTCACGGTTCATCTGTTAGATTTCAGCTACGCTGTTCTGTATGCTGCTGCGCTGGCTGTGATCCTTGTATGCTATGACTGGCGGATCGCCCTCCTTAGCTTCGTCTTCGTTCCGCTCTCCCTGCTGACCGTGAATATCCTGGGCGAGAAGACGAGGAAGGCGGGGGAGGAGCTATGGAGGCTGCAGAACAGGTACGAATCCTTTTTACATGCGAGTCTGCAGAACTGGAAGGATATTAAGACCAACAATCTGGAGGCTGCCCAGCTAGAGGCATTGAACGGGCATTATGCAGCCATCCGTCCGGTGTGGTTCCGCAGCCAGCTCTATCAGCATCTGGGCGTTACCTATTCGTTCTTCACCAAGAACTTCATTACCCAGCTGTTCATCTATTTCATTGGCGGACTCTTCGTGATTAAAGGCTATTCGGAGGTTGGTGTGCTGCTGGTGTTCATCAGCTTCTACGGGCAGTTCTTCGGGTTCATTGAGACGATCAGCAATGGCTTGATGAATTACAAGAATGATTCGGTGAATATCAGTAAAGTGATCGGACTGTTGCAGGCAGAGGCGGACCAGCGGCCTTACAAACGCATTAGCGGACAAAAGATTGAGGTTCAGAATTTGCAGTTCCGCTATGAGGGGAAGGATGCCTTCGCACTGGACGGGATTTCGTTCTCGGTGGGGAAGGGGGAGCATCTAGCCATCGTAGGGCAGAGCGGCAGCGGCAAGTCTACCCTTGCCAGGCTGCTGACCGGACAGATGAAGCCTCAGGGAGGGAGCGTCAGCATCGGCGGCACGGATCTGCATGCGGTGAACAGCGGGAGTGCGGCGGCCAAGGTCAGCATTGTGGTGCAGGAGCCTGTTCTGTTCAATATGACGATCCGGGAGAACCTGCTGCTGGCGGGGGACGGGGCAACGGAAGCAGAGCTGATAGCCTGCTGCCGCAGCGCCAATATCTATGACTTCATTGCATCCTTGGAGCAGGGGCTGGATACGGTTATCGGGGAGAAGGGGATGAAGCTCTCCGGGGGACAGAAGCAGCGGCTGTCGATTGCCCGGGCGCTGCTGCAGGAGCGGGACATTATTATTTTCGATGAAAGTACAAGCGCCCTGGATTCTGAGAATGAGAGCGACATTAGGAATGAGCTGAAGCGTCTGTCTGCCGGCACAACCATGATCTCAATCGCACACCGCCTCTCTACGATTCAAGACTGTGATAAGGTGCTGGTTCTGCACAATGGTAAGGTGGCAGCCTGCGACACCCATGCTAACCTGCGTGGCCGGAATGAAGCCTATGATCTGCTGTTCCACAGCCAATACGCCGCCTTAAGCCATACGACAGAACTTGTTCATTGACGGCGTCTCCGGCCGGTAATATATTAAAATTAAGATTAACTATGTCCGTGACAGACTGTAGAGGAGAAGAGAAATGAGCCCGACCCATGTGTGGATACCTGTCGTAGTTTATTGGCTGCCGATGCTCTTCTTTTTCTACATGGGAATGGATGTGCTGCTGCGCAACCCGCGGAAGATTGAACATCGTCTGGTAAGCGCTACAATTCTGTGCTATTTCCTGCTGTTCCTGGAGGAGTACATCCGGTATATGCTGCCGATTGAATATAGTCCGTTGCTGGCTGCGGTCTGGTTCGCCAATGCCGGTATTCTCATTCCAGGGCTTGGCTTCCATCTGATTGCCCGGTTAATCGGCTTACATAAGCGGATGCCCCGGCCATGGTACCCCTATCTGTTCCACATATTAACGCTGGCTATTCCGGCGGGACTCATTGGTCAACGCTCCTATACCTCCGTCCAGCTGTTCATGGTATCCGGGGTGTGGAAATGGCCGGTGGCCAATGCAGCCTATTACGGGACCTTGACGGCAAGCCTGCTGCTTAGCTTAGTCCCCATCGTCATGCTGCGAAGTAGGCGCAAGTGGAGTGCCGCCGATCCTGCCTACCAGGAGCATGACGGTATCTTCAAGCTGCTGGAGTATGGCTCCTGGGTGACATTCCTCTGGGTAGCGGTGTTCGGCTATTTCCGCTTCAATGAAGTGCTGCCGCCCTATACATATATCTACGGAGGATTGATCTGGTGCTTCGTGCTGCGGCTGTCCATGCAGCGGTATGAGTTCCTTAATCATGCAGGACAGCGCTACAAAAAGATGTTCCAGATCAATTCACAGGCTGCGCTGCTCGTCTCATTGTCAGGCAGCATTAAGGAAGCGAATCCGAGTGCCGGTAGGATGTTTGGCCGTCTGACTCTGGGGAAGGCTAACCTTACCGAACTGGGCGGTGCAGAGATCGTGGCGAAGCTTAAGGCACAGGACGATATCGGTGAGCTGGAAATGGTTCTGCATAACGGGGATAGTCCGGTCGAGGTGATGATTAACGGGGATTACGTGACCGTGGATCATGAGATTCAGGCTGTGCTGCTCATCCGGGACATCGGGCTGCGCAATCAGCATGTGCGGCAGATTGCCTTCATGGCCTACCATGATCCGCTCACAGGGCTGCCGAACCGCAGGCAATTCTATGATAAGCTGGAGGAGACTCTTGCGGAAGCAGAGCGCAGCGGCGGGGAAGTAGCCATCCTGCTGCTTGATCTCGACCGGTTCAAGCAGGTGAACGACCGCTGGGGTCATGAGGCCGGAGACCAGATGTTATGCAAGGTAGCGGCCATGATCCATCAGCTGGTTCAGCCGGACGGGCTGGCGGCCCGCTTCGGCGGCGACGAATTCGTGCTGTTCTGCCCCTTGGGCCGGGATGGGCTGACCGCCGCAGAGCTGGAGCACCGGCTGCTGGCGGAGGTAGCACAGGCCACGCTGGATTATGAAGGTGAAGAGCTGAAGATCGATATGAGCATCGGCATTAGCCTGTATCCGCAGGACGGAACGGCTCCGGATGCTCTACTGCGCCAAGCCGACAAGCGGATGTATGCGATCAAGCGGGGAGAGGCGGAGGGAAATCATGAGATTTGAGATTAGCGGGAGGATGGATTTAATTGAGGAGACTGTGCGGCAATTCCTGTCTGATAAGGCGAAGGTCCTTGATATAGAAAGCACCCCATTGCATTCGGGCTATCAGGCGGTGGACTTATTCCGGCACAGGATTCTCGTGGAGATTGAAGGCAGACAAGAGTACAGCTCTGTAATTACCAAAATGGCGAATGGAATTGAACGCCGGGTAATGAACCGGTTATTGGATCAGGGGGCTAACGTTCCTTTTAACAGAGCGGGTAATCTGGATTTGGGCCATAGGGCGCTCCTGTGTATTCAGGACGTAGATTATAAGACGAATTATCAGAATCTGGATATCGGGAGGCTTCAGCACAAGGAAATGCAGGCGTTGGCTTATATTCATAACCGTAATCGGGGATTGCAGGAGGAGTTATCCTGGCTCCCCCGGATTAGCCGTGCATACATAGAGACTATAATTGATGGACTTTGGAGACCCGCATGGGAAGAGGCCAAGCACAATGAACGGTTTGTGGAGACCTTCGGGACGTATTTTTCTGAGATCGATGCTGTATCGGGGAAAATAGTGGACGAGCTTGAAGCCGTCTGGAAGGATGAGACCACACACACGCTTATACATAATGACCTGAATCCCGGAAATGTATTGGTACACAATAATGACGACGTTATGTTCATTGACTGGGAAGAAGCGCGGTTCGGCTCCCTGTTTCTGGATATCCCGATGCGGGTTGACCGGTCTCAAGCTGGAGAATACCGTGAAGTGCTGGCTTCGCTTGGATGGGAGCTTCCTGCGGATACGTTCGAGCAGAGGTATAGAGCTGCTTCGCGGTATCTCGGCCTGCGTTATATGACTTGGAGCTTGGGGGCCTGGCTTAAGGACCCTGGTAATGAGGCGGGGCTGCGGCGGTATTTGGATATGGTTGTTGTGTAACCATATGATTTCTCCAAATTAAGAAGTCGATTAAGTGAATACCTGGGCTATACTTAGTGATAGGTAAAGAAAGGAGTGAGCCGCATGGGCTACCCTGAAATTCTGCGCAAAAAGGCCTTATATGATCAGGCTAAAGATCAAATCCCGGACCTTACTGTCCAAAGCT
This genomic interval from Paenibacillus sp. FSL H8-0332 contains the following:
- a CDS encoding ABC transporter ATP-binding protein, giving the protein MHKWVFVCGFFVTTLMTLVNLLYPFLGGRLINIAFYDQDLNAFLKLCLIYAGILLFNQFIVATLNNLISSQIMTGFVFDIRRTLFRKILHQKGKDLSGMYSGDLISRMNRDAKDIMNLVFWSGLWGYSNLLHIVFAVGFMFYYHVLLGVFTVVLVPVVFMASRYFKRRALRVNRDLAAEQGRLSSYLFEIVANLREIKLLNAGRLVTRTYLRRTVSIHHKNVDNGRIEVTTERVNAFIMLAAQLLLFIICARLIVKGQMQLGVFVAAASYFNMAVTYFSSMGSKITDTWGQTVSLQRVAELLNEQEEDYREAQMPTLIKEGTIEFRNVSFGYTEERRVLDGFNLRVEGGSTVGIAGRSGAGKTTLGSLICNLYPVDGGELLIDDRNVNEYNLHSLRSQVGVVHQETVLYDNTLRYNLSFTNNRDQDSMLIEALKRAALHELVLNLPDGLDTVLGTSGQALSGGQKQRLAIARILVKNPKILVFDEATSSLDSKNEALIRQMTRELAQDRTLIIIAHRLSTLRGCDRIAVLEDGRVTGYDTHDVLIRSNKTYIDLFSEQCAGGEAV
- a CDS encoding phosphotransferase, with the protein product MDLIEETVRQFLSDKAKVLDIESTPLHSGYQAVDLFRHRILVEIEGRQEYSSVITKMANGIERRVMNRLLDQGANVPFNRAGNLDLGHRALLCIQDVDYKTNYQNLDIGRLQHKEMQALAYIHNRNRGLQEELSWLPRISRAYIETIIDGLWRPAWEEAKHNERFVETFGTYFSEIDAVSGKIVDELEAVWKDETTHTLIHNDLNPGNVLVHNNDDVMFIDWEEARFGSLFLDIPMRVDRSQAGEYREVLASLGWELPADTFEQRYRAASRYLGLRYMTWSLGAWLKDPGNEAGLRRYLDMVVV
- a CDS encoding GGDEF domain-containing protein; protein product: MSPTHVWIPVVVYWLPMLFFFYMGMDVLLRNPRKIEHRLVSATILCYFLLFLEEYIRYMLPIEYSPLLAAVWFANAGILIPGLGFHLIARLIGLHKRMPRPWYPYLFHILTLAIPAGLIGQRSYTSVQLFMVSGVWKWPVANAAYYGTLTASLLLSLVPIVMLRSRRKWSAADPAYQEHDGIFKLLEYGSWVTFLWVAVFGYFRFNEVLPPYTYIYGGLIWCFVLRLSMQRYEFLNHAGQRYKKMFQINSQAALLVSLSGSIKEANPSAGRMFGRLTLGKANLTELGGAEIVAKLKAQDDIGELEMVLHNGDSPVEVMINGDYVTVDHEIQAVLLIRDIGLRNQHVRQIAFMAYHDPLTGLPNRRQFYDKLEETLAEAERSGGEVAILLLDLDRFKQVNDRWGHEAGDQMLCKVAAMIHQLVQPDGLAARFGGDEFVLFCPLGRDGLTAAELEHRLLAEVAQATLDYEGEELKIDMSIGISLYPQDGTAPDALLRQADKRMYAIKRGEAEGNHEI
- a CDS encoding ABC transporter ATP-binding protein; protein product: MTMTRWAAYKALTQGIEGVRKPLLALALFKLWNLVCGLLPLFLYSLLVNRVLVEKHLSELWPVIAGYLGVFLLTTAGIAVSKRYSNQLLLKYDLRLKRKLLNTVSSLDYEEYSGYSIGDLKSRIEQDSAAAGRFFTVHLLDFSYAVLYAAALAVILVCYDWRIALLSFVFVPLSLLTVNILGEKTRKAGEELWRLQNRYESFLHASLQNWKDIKTNNLEAAQLEALNGHYAAIRPVWFRSQLYQHLGVTYSFFTKNFITQLFIYFIGGLFVIKGYSEVGVLLVFISFYGQFFGFIETISNGLMNYKNDSVNISKVIGLLQAEADQRPYKRISGQKIEVQNLQFRYEGKDAFALDGISFSVGKGEHLAIVGQSGSGKSTLARLLTGQMKPQGGSVSIGGTDLHAVNSGSAAAKVSIVVQEPVLFNMTIRENLLLAGDGATEAELIACCRSANIYDFIASLEQGLDTVIGEKGMKLSGGQKQRLSIARALLQERDIIIFDESTSALDSENESDIRNELKRLSAGTTMISIAHRLSTIQDCDKVLVLHNGKVAACDTHANLRGRNEAYDLLFHSQYAALSHTTELVH